The genomic interval CCCAATTAATCAAACTCAATAGGTTTTCACCCAACAGTAGAAGTGCGCTTGCGACTAATGTGCGCCAAAGGATTTGTAATAATTAAATTATAAGTGAGAGGCATACAAATGAAATCCTGTCAGATAATATAGAAATGTCTACAATTATTACAGTCaataaacagcaaaaaaagCCACAGCAGGCCTAAAACACAACCCACCCCCAAGACAGCTTGCCGAGAGGGCGATGAGtcctaaattaaattatttaaattgtctGTCACACAAGGTACACaattgcacacacaaacacacattttacatttactaTTGTCTTCACCTCCACTGTGGAGTCTCTTTGAATTCAGTTCAGATAATACAGTCAGACTTGCTGAAAATGGTCTCCTCCCACATTCGTTTTTAAATCCGCACTTTCAAAGTTCTTCATGCCATCAGGTGAAACTCCACGCTGTTGATGTACTGTTTCTGCCTCACTAAAGGCTATGGGCAGAAGATCTGCTGGTTCTATGTTAACCCTTGGTCCCCCTCTCCTCCATAAAGGTAATTATTGGTTCCGGCTGGTTGGACATACTCCTCAGTTTTGTCCCAGTCTGAGACccagcctcctcctccccccatgCCTCCGGCTCCATTGGGATCCGCTCCCTGGTTCATGGCTCCGTAGCCTCCCCCGCCACTTGTGCGATACAGCTCCTCTGTCTCGTTTGCAAGCTCATCCTCATCCAGGATGCCACATTTCTCATCACTCAGCTCCTCCGGCTCCGCCCAATATTGCTTCTCTCCAGATGCAAAGAGGCCTGCAGCCCAGAGACATGATCAGTCCGTAAGATACAGAGTTTTTGTATAGTATTCAGACTTTTGACAACCAATCTTCAGGAGATTGCACGAAGAACAATGCACAGATTGTTGCATACTTAAACACCCTAATGCTCTGGTTATGGAGGAATGAGTGGAAACAGAAATTAAGAGGGAAATATACACACCATAGAATATAACTCCTCCATAATGAACAAGCGAGGCGATAAGAAACACTCCCTGCCACTCCTCCCGCGTCTATCAAAGGAGagtgagaggaaaaaaacaggaagagagattacgagcatgaaaaaaagtttgtgttttatttaagtTAAACACATTAAATCAAACCAGTCAAAGAGAGGCTTGCTAATGTATTGTGTCGCTACATTTGCTTAAACCCTGAATACCTTTTACTCTGGTCAATAAAACTTGATGCTTAAACACCTTTAGATTTAACCTTACTTCTGGCTGGGACCTCTGTTCGATTGAGCTAATTTCAGTGCAAAATTAGATTAATATCAGTCCCTCTTAGTGGTCAGTTTCTCCCTGTAGACTATTGGACATGCAAAGTGGTAACATTTAAAAGAAGTCTTTCTGAGGAAGTGGAACCTCTGCTGTTGTTTTAGAAACACGTTCTATGACCAGACTCAGTTGGAGATGCACAGTTGACTTACATACGCAGAAACACACCATCAGACAACGAACTGAGGacagaaatgtattttagcATGTATTTTACAACACAAATTCTCACCTTATGCTTTGTCATGGCACCAACTATAAGTGGGCAAACCATACCAGACAAAGTGCCCACACCGTTGGAGATACCCATGAGGATACTAGCATAGCGCGGTGCAATGTCCAGGTGGTTGACATTGAAACCTTATGAGGAAGAATAAATACAATATTATCGCATAAAATGATAGGAAATGGTTATATATTCACAAGCTTTACAAATTCTACAGTAATATTTGTGGCCAAAAGGTTTCAAAGAACAAGTTGATTAAAAGGGTCTTATTGATATCAATGTATATGCAGAATGTGTCCTGAACAGTAAGAATACAAAAAACATGGTTTCACCTGAAATTGCAAAGCCAGAGAAACCCACAGCCAGGACCAGGAATGTGATGGCAACAACTTTTGTATGAGAGAAgcccaccaccagcagcagggTCGCCTCCATCCCAAACCCTGATGTAGAGCAATAGAATAGAAACAGAGAATGAGTTTAATGTGTTAATGGAAAACATTAAGTCTCAATGCAAGATGCTTTTTTAGGTCAACTTGAGGCCATTTTTCTTGACGCCTTCCTCTTCTCCCTTTTCAGAAAATGCTGTTGACTAACCTCTCCCCAACACTGACAGCTTCTAGAAAAGTACACTGTATGCTTCTCCATTTCACTTTGCTATCGATTTCTCTCAGTAGTTCAAAAATAGCCGACAGAGGCTTCTGCTTTTACAGTGAGTCATCATTTCCCTTATGCAGCAAATGTTTTCTCACCCAGCTGACTAAATACGGTAATTAACCCCATAATTAGCCAGTGAGGTACTGTGCAGTTTATCAGTCACATGACTAAACCAGCCTTCTGACTAAAAATAGGGCATTTACAAAAGCTTCTAATTATATCCAGATAAAGTTCTAAAATGGcatcatactgtatatcatatTTTGAGTACATACTAATATGGTTCCAGTTTTGATGTCTTTGAAGAAAACTACCTGCTATTATGAGCACGGCAAGTCAGCTACATTTCTTGTGTACTGCATTTATCTGCAAATCTAGTTTTGCTTTCCCTTCTTTTTGGCCCTTTCTTACCTCCACAGTTCATAAGTTTCCTGACGTTAGTGGTGGTCATGATTTGGTTGGTGCGCAGATAATCAGCGATCTGGCCACCAATGGGCACGATAATGGTCATGACAAGGTGAGGAAGCGCAGAAACTATGCCCACctagagagagaagaaaatatattttatgtaaTAGATTTAAGACCTCTGAGGATAGCCTATGGTCATTGAAATAAAGCGGGAAAGCAGACTTTCCACAGCTTTGACTTTTCTCAGCAGTATTATGTAATTGTAGGCCTACTTATGGAAACTTCTGTCTTGTTTCTGGggaagtaggctacagtgtttcccacagattaggaaGCAGGTTGTGGCGGtgggtgggagagagagagagagagagagagagacgcacgcatttggatgctgtcctcatctcctacttcaatgcccaacgaatctatctctttctctcccctgtctttcactggttgaagcctgaaaatattgtaaaacaaattaataacataactaattccactggtcggactgttgagctctgtttcagactgatacatccggttcaggctggtcctcatccttaacatgtgcctttttcagtcgcggaaaatacttttcaatactcatctagattgaagcagcaaacattcagtgtaagagtaaaaaatgacataacattatttataatacgtttatttgattcacagctacatatagtgttttgacctcgacaacccaactgcattttaccgcaaacttgcgacttcCTAAAGCGggcacaatcgcttgtttgctaagagtcgggtaggtgattgtgaatgtgtgattgtgggtgttcacgagatagataggcctaccaacctttcgtgaacttgggaatttcgccagccgtcttctctccttgatggagacaCACACGGTGTTTGCACAGTGggatcgatggtgttttaagcctccaacttTGCCTTACAGGCACTAACTCTCACCGTAACCTTAAACGGCCTACCATTGTCGCGGTGCCTGGGAGGTGACGTTTAGGGgcttaataaaaaacaacaccGCACGGTGGTgggaggaagtgtgtgtgtgtgtgtgtgtgtgtgtgtgtgtgtgtgtgtgtgtgtgtgtgtgtgtgtgtgtgtgtgtgtgtgtgtgtgtgtgtgtgtgtgtgtgtgggctatgtgagcgagacacaagtgacagagtgacggaggagagcagggaaaggaaatgcagaagaacatattttaaatagcgtttaataataataataataataataataataataacgaaaCGCAATGTGTGGCAGCCGCTGTTGATAGGCTAGTGAGGCGGACCGCCACAcaatagtctatgtgtgggaaacactgcatctGGTTTCTGTTACCTTGCTAATCTCGAAGCCAAACACCTCCTCGAAGTATGCAGGCTGGCTGATGAGAAGCAAGTAGAAAGTCCAGCTTCTGCAGAAATTAGCCACAATGATGGCGTACACTGGCATGGACGTAAAGAAGCACCTCCATGGTGTGTTGAATTTCTGTAACACAGAAAAATGCATTAGGCTTATTTCACTGACTTgccataaaacaaaaaaattgttgTCAACCTTAATTAATGACcactttatttgttaaaaaaaaacacaggacatTGTGATCAACAAGAGGAGGATGGGTGGAGTAAATTGAATGCATGAATGCATACAAAAATGAGCAGAGGTCACCACTGATACAGACTTTCTAAATCTATGTCTTGCTTTCATTTTGATGAAATATATTCTATACTATTATTAGAATCAGCTCACGATGTGAAGTTTGATACCCTCTTAAGTTCCACCCTTATTTCTCTGACATTGCTCTGCTTGTTTACCATCTCTACACTCTTCCTTCAAATCTACTTGCGATCTTGTCCTTATTTCAACATTTagcataaaacaaaaaaagtgctTTCACATTCAATTGAGGGAAATGTAAATGACAGGGCGGATACATCAGTACTGTTAATATCAGCCAATGTGGTGTGATAAAGTGTTTGAAACATATTGTACCTGAGAAATCTACTCTATGTACTGACCGTTACTGCATGTTGTGATGATTGGCCAATGCTTTCctcaatatatttttgttcCTCCTCAGTGATGGTGGGATGGGCTGCTGGACTTTCATAAGACACCAGGATCCAGAAGCAATACCACATGATGCCAAAAGTTCCTGGGGTGgagaagggaaggaaggaaggcaggcaggcaaaagAGGAGTAATGTAGGTGTCAAAACCAGAAAGAAAGGTCAAAAAGAACAAGCTGTAAAAGGAGACACCTTGACTGTAGCTTCTGCCTCGGTACAGACTGGGATTGAATGCTGGTTTCATGTGTCTACACCAAGGTATAGTACTCAAGATGGGTCTTGGTCTTGAGAccggtctcaagaccactttttgaaagtCTCAGTCTCGGAATCGACTGCATTTTTAATCTTTctcagataaagaggactcaGGATTTTAGTTCAAAATCGGTCAAGACCACAGCTGCAGGGAGGTCACTAAACTGCCTGCCTTGTGCATTGTctgatttatgtgttaacatcattactgtgattggatgtaaaacttcctgcttTAAATTtaaccaataacttgactcatttctaatttgaaatgtgttactgttaAATACGCACTCCCAACAAAGTGAATGCAGGTGACAGGAGAAAAAGCTCTAGCTCTAACTTGTCGGTAATAAAGCGTAATAACGTAATAGCGTAGCAAGCTGGCCTCAAAGTCTTCAAAAATCTATTCAACCCCTCACACAAAGTGGTTTAGGAAATATTAGCTATAAATATAAGCTAGTTGTGTATATACTGGTTGGTTAACACTTTCCCATTTTATCGTGCCCTGCAGTGTGGGACTcgcactggtctggtcttggtcttgtctcggtctcagcccctaaaagtcttggtcttgtctcggtcttgatacactctggtcttggggATGATTTGGTCTCGATTTCGATGGTCTTGACTAAAACACTGGTCTAACATTACACAACTATTGAAATCAGTCGTagcctaattatgtatttacAGTTCACTACACAAGTTAATGTAGTTTCCCAAGTTATGGTTTGGTCTGAAAAAAGTAGCCCCTGTGTAAAGTCTCTACATTTGATTTTCTTCACCTCCAGTCTAAAGGTCCAGGGTCTCTTACCGTAGACGTAGAAGACTGATGACCATCCTGAGTACTGGACTAGGATTCCAGCTAATGGCATGGCAATCACAGCACCAGCATAAGAtcctagaaaaaaaagaaaggtgtTTAGGGCTGCAATTTCAATTAATTTCAATTAATCTGACAAccttaatgttcaaaaaacacattatgtctATCTcgatatacctgtattcaccttcTATCTATAACGCTCCATTTTAACACCTGTCTCTTTATACCCTgtcccgaaaa from Perca fluviatilis chromosome 21, GENO_Pfluv_1.0, whole genome shotgun sequence carries:
- the LOC120551443 gene encoding vesicular glutamate transporter 1-like; the encoded protein is MEIRPDRFKVVAARTLGKIYGALEKKQENGETIELSAEGRPEMVEEKEMPVVDCTCFGLPRRYIIAILSGLGFCISFGIRCNLGVAIVSMVNSHTVFRDNKEIIVKAQFDWDPETVGMIHGSFFWGYIVTQIPGGFICQKFAANRVFGFAIVATSCLNMLIPAAARMHFGCVIIVRICQGLVEGVSYPACHGIWAKWAPPLERSRLATTAFCGSYAGAVIAMPLAGILVQYSGWSSVFYVYGTFGIMWYCFWILVSYESPAAHPTITEEEQKYIEESIGQSSQHAVTKFNTPWRCFFTSMPVYAIIVANFCRSWTFYLLLISQPAYFEEVFGFEISKVGIVSALPHLVMTIIVPIGGQIADYLRTNQIMTTTNVRKLMNCGGFGMEATLLLVVGFSHTKVVAITFLVLAVGFSGFAISGFNVNHLDIAPRYASILMGISNGVGTLSGMVCPLIVGAMTKHKTREEWQGVFLIASLVHYGGVIFYGLFASGEKQYWAEPEELSDEKCGILDEDELANETEELYRTSGGGGYGAMNQGADPNGAGGMGGGGGWVSDWDKTEEYVQPAGTNNYLYGGEGDQGLT